One stretch of Novosphingobium pentaromativorans US6-1 DNA includes these proteins:
- a CDS encoding formate/nitrite transporter family protein, with amino-acid sequence MTHPDREDVSRELAQDEAGLSRRERSKVKDSQRLSALTVFSVIRREGEEELHRPAASLWWSGIAAGFGISTSVLCQGLLYDAYEGHPQREIIAAWGYAMGFILVVLSRLQLFTENTLSVVLPLLAGPSGTRFYRTGRLWLIVLLANMIGTMASAIIAVTIGSPDSELIAAMLEVSRHAAESRGMEALLNGVPAGFFVAAIVWMLPSSKGFEIIVVGLFAWLIAAGGFTHVIAGSTEMFMLALHGDMSFGEAIGMHLLPTLIGNVIGGTGLFALLAYGQIQAEI; translated from the coding sequence ATGACCCATCCCGATCGTGAGGACGTGAGCAGGGAGCTCGCGCAGGACGAGGCCGGGCTGAGCCGCCGCGAAAGGTCGAAGGTCAAGGACAGTCAGCGGCTTTCGGCCCTGACTGTCTTTTCCGTCATCCGGCGCGAGGGCGAAGAGGAATTGCACCGCCCCGCAGCTTCCCTGTGGTGGTCGGGCATTGCCGCGGGTTTCGGCATCTCCACGTCTGTCCTGTGCCAAGGCCTGCTTTACGACGCATACGAGGGCCATCCCCAGCGCGAGATCATTGCTGCGTGGGGCTATGCGATGGGCTTTATCCTCGTCGTGCTATCGCGGCTCCAGCTTTTCACCGAAAACACCCTGAGCGTCGTCCTGCCGCTGCTGGCCGGGCCGAGCGGTACGCGGTTCTACCGCACGGGGCGGCTCTGGCTGATCGTTCTGCTGGCGAACATGATCGGGACGATGGCGAGTGCGATCATTGCCGTCACGATCGGTTCGCCGGACAGCGAATTGATCGCCGCGATGCTCGAGGTGTCGCGCCATGCTGCGGAGAGCCGGGGCATGGAAGCCCTGCTTAACGGGGTTCCGGCCGGCTTCTTCGTGGCTGCCATCGTCTGGATGCTGCCCAGTTCCAAGGGCTTTGAAATCATCGTCGTCGGCCTGTTCGCGTGGCTGATCGCGGCGGGCGGATTCACGCATGTGATCGCCGGGTCGACCGAGATGTTCATGCTGGCGCTGCATGGCGACATGAGCTTCGGCGAGGCGATTGGGATGCACCTTTTGCCGACCCTGATCGGCAATGTCATCGGCGGGACCGGTCTGTTCGCGCTGCTGGCCTATGGCCAGATTCAGGCGGAAATCTGA
- the fdhD gene encoding formate dehydrogenase accessory sulfurtransferase FdhD translates to MNEDHWNGTGGAALIGAALIGAERNPYATGAGEPCEVVIPVESPIAIETNGIAYAVMMATPLDIEDFVTGFLMAEGLAQVGEVGEVAVHRVENGDWGEGFVARVNLPEARLGPILERARRRVGDSSCGICGIEGVEAALRPLPRLPAASPVRPEAIRSALVALRERQDLGRRTSATHAAAFSAVDGTVQLVREDVGRHNALDKLVGAMAREGIDPGQGFIVVTSRCSYELVEKTVRAGCSLLVAISAPTDLAVRRARASGLDLAVVARDDTMLWIGAGEEESSKR, encoded by the coding sequence ATGAATGAAGATCACTGGAACGGAACGGGCGGCGCAGCCCTGATTGGCGCGGCCCTGATCGGCGCGGAGCGCAACCCTTATGCGACAGGCGCCGGCGAGCCGTGCGAAGTTGTCATTCCCGTGGAATCGCCCATCGCCATCGAGACCAACGGGATTGCCTATGCCGTGATGATGGCGACCCCGCTCGATATCGAGGATTTCGTCACCGGTTTCCTGATGGCCGAAGGTCTCGCGCAGGTAGGCGAAGTCGGCGAGGTGGCGGTTCACCGTGTCGAGAACGGCGATTGGGGCGAAGGCTTCGTCGCGCGGGTGAACCTGCCGGAGGCGCGGCTTGGCCCCATTCTCGAACGCGCCCGCCGCCGCGTGGGCGACAGTTCCTGCGGGATCTGCGGGATCGAGGGTGTCGAAGCCGCCTTGCGTCCGCTCCCGCGGTTGCCCGCCGCGTCGCCCGTTCGTCCCGAGGCTATCCGCAGCGCGCTTGTGGCCTTGCGCGAGCGGCAGGACCTGGGAAGGCGGACTTCGGCAACGCACGCCGCAGCTTTCAGTGCGGTTGACGGAACCGTCCAGCTCGTGCGCGAGGATGTCGGCCGCCACAATGCGCTCGACAAGCTGGTCGGCGCGATGGCGCGCGAGGGCATCGATCCGGGGCAGGGCTTCATCGTCGTCACCTCGCGCTGTTCCTATGAACTGGTCGAGAAGACGGTGCGTGCAGGGTGCTCGCTGCTGGTGGCGATTTCCGCGCCGACCGACCTTGCGGTGCGCCGGGCCCGGGCCTCGGGGCTGGACCTTGCCGTGGTGGCCCGGGACGACACGATGCTTTGGATCGGCGCAGGCGAGGAGGAATCGAGCAAGCGTTGA
- a CDS encoding toxic anion resistance protein yields MALATDQASEELKLTPPDPVPVVKPEKAAGLVPVDEEQKSRLQVRVDEFVEDLVAQDSNSPEFGRRVDQITNMGRKEIAEAAGQSNRFLDRPIRAMDETSGVGADLAELRRTVEDLDPSTKGDLTTRRKIFGIIPFGSKLRNYFDSYKSAQSHISAILARLQGGKDELLMDNAAIDVERQNLWKAMGKLEQMVFMSKALDETLEQKAADLDHTDPAKAKALRETALFYVRQRTQDLLTQMAVTVQGYLALDLVKKNNVELIKGVDRASTTTVGALRTAVTVAQAMTNQRLVLDQITALNTTTANIIDATGQMLKDNTAQIHQQAASSTIPLETLSRAFQNIYDTMDSIDTFKLQALDSMKQTVTSLEGEIGKSKAYIARAQGQSEGAASGDGKAAKSMLEALD; encoded by the coding sequence ATGGCGCTAGCGACGGATCAGGCTTCTGAAGAGCTCAAGCTGACTCCACCCGATCCGGTGCCCGTCGTGAAGCCCGAGAAGGCCGCCGGTCTCGTCCCGGTCGACGAGGAGCAGAAGTCCCGTCTGCAGGTGCGTGTCGATGAATTCGTCGAGGACTTGGTTGCCCAGGATTCCAACTCGCCCGAGTTCGGCCGCCGGGTCGACCAGATCACCAACATGGGCCGCAAGGAGATCGCCGAGGCGGCCGGGCAGTCCAACCGTTTCCTCGACCGCCCGATCCGGGCGATGGACGAGACGAGCGGCGTCGGCGCGGATCTTGCCGAACTGCGGCGCACGGTAGAAGATCTCGACCCGTCCACGAAGGGTGACCTGACGACGCGCCGCAAGATCTTCGGGATCATCCCGTTCGGCAGCAAGCTGCGCAACTATTTCGATAGCTACAAGTCCGCGCAAAGCCATATCAGCGCGATCCTTGCGCGCCTGCAGGGGGGCAAGGACGAACTGCTGATGGACAATGCTGCCATCGACGTCGAGCGCCAGAACCTGTGGAAGGCGATGGGCAAGCTCGAACAGATGGTGTTCATGTCCAAGGCCCTCGACGAGACGCTCGAGCAGAAGGCGGCGGATCTCGATCACACCGATCCGGCCAAGGCCAAGGCCCTGCGCGAAACCGCGCTGTTCTACGTCCGCCAGCGCACGCAGGACCTGCTGACGCAGATGGCAGTCACGGTGCAGGGCTACCTGGCGCTGGACCTTGTGAAGAAGAACAACGTCGAGCTGATCAAGGGCGTGGATCGTGCCTCGACCACCACGGTAGGCGCGCTTCGCACTGCGGTCACCGTCGCGCAGGCGATGACGAACCAGCGTCTCGTGCTCGACCAGATCACCGCGCTCAACACGACGACCGCCAACATCATCGATGCCACCGGGCAGATGCTGAAGGACAACACCGCCCAGATCCACCAGCAGGCGGCCAGTTCGACGATCCCGCTGGAGACGCTCAGCCGCGCCTTCCAGAACATCTACGATACGATGGATTCGATAGACACGTTCAAGCTGCAGGCGCTCGACAGCATGAAGCAGACGGTCACTTCGCTGGAAGGCGAGATCGGCAAGTCGAAGGCCTATATCGCCCGCGCGCAGGGCCAGTCCGAAGGGGCAGCATCGGGAGACGGCAAGGCGGCAAAGTCGATGCTGGAGGCCCTGGACTAA